The window GGTCGTGGTTTTGCGGTGGTGGCGGACGAGGTCCGGACCCTGGCCAAGCGCACCCAGCAATCTACCGAGGAAATCGAGCAGATGATCGCCAAGCTGCACAGCGGAGTCGGCGCTGCGGTGAAGGCGATGGGGACCAGTCATCAGATGGCCAACGGCACGGTGGGGCAGTCGGAAAAGGTTCAGCAAGCGCTGGAAAACATCCTCGGTGCGGTCGGCATGATCGTCGATCAGAACCAACAGATCGCCGCCGCGGTAGAGCAGCAGACCGCCGTGGCCCATGACATCGACCAGAATATTGTCGAAATCAACCGCGCCGGTGAGCGTACTGCCGAAGGTGCGCACCAGACTGAGGATGCCAGTCGTGCGTTGTCGGCTCAGGTGGTGGAATTGAAGCAGCTGATCAGCGCGTTCCGGGTTTAAGCAGGATCGTTCCCACGCTCTGCGTGGGAATGCAGCCCGGGACGCTCCGCGTCCCAAAAGTCGTGACGCAGAGCGTCACAGGAGGCGTTACCACGCAGAGCGTGGGAACGATCGGTGACTAACGCCAGTTGAACAGTTCACAGGCATTTGCAGTGCTGGCGACGGCCAGTTGTTCAGGCGTGATCGCCATGATCCCCGCCAGCGCCGTACAGATCGCCGGCAGATGCGCCGGACTATTCCGTTGACCGGGGAACATGGCGGGCGCCATGTCCGGCGAGTCGGTTTCCAGGACCACTGATTCAAGCGGCAGTTCGGCCAGCACACGATGCATGCGCAAGGCCTGAGGCCAGGTCGCGGCACCACCCAGACCCAGTTTGAAACCAAGCTTGATGTACTCGCGGGCCTCTTCCTTGCTGCCGGCGAAGGCATGAATGATCCCCGCGCGTTTCAAGCGAAACCGCTTGAGCGTGGCAATCACCGCCGCGTGGCTGCGTCGCACATGAATCAGCGCGGGAAGATTGAAGTCCGCCGCCAGTTGCAGCTGCGCATCGAACAGCACCTGTTGGCGTTCACGGTCCAGGGTTTCGATAAAGTAATCCAGGCCAATCTCGCCCACCGCGCACAACTGTCGATGACCCGCCAACCGAGTCAGCCAATCACCCAGTTCGTGTAAGTCTTCAGGGCGATGATCATCCAGATACACCGGATGCAAACCGAACGCCGCATACAGGTCGGGATCGCTTTGCACCAGGTCCCAGACCCGCTGCCAATTGCCCTGATAAACCCCCAGCACCACCATCCGCCGCACTCCGAGGGCGCGGCTCTCGGCCAACACCGCCGCGCGATCCTCGTCGAAGTCCGGAAAGTCCAGATGAGTGTGGCTGTCGATCAGCTCCACGGTTCAGTCCTGGCGAATACGCTGCTTGAAGGTCCGCGCGATGGCCTGCACGCCGGGTTGGTAATCCGATTGCTCGATGGCGGCCAGGGCCAGTTCCAGCGCCTTGTCGGCGATGAGCTGATGTTGCTGGGCCATGGCGTTGACCGGCAACGGCAGGAAATCCAGCAACTGCGTGTCGCCGAAGGTGCCGAGGCGCAACGGGCGGGTTTTGAGCGGGAAGTCGTGCAATGCATCGAACACGCCCTGAAGCAGCACGTAGGACGTGGTCACCAGCGCATCCGGCAAATGGCCCAGGCGCTGTAGCAGTTCTTCCATCAACTGTTTGCCGCACTCACGGCTGAACGACTCGCCGTGCTCTATCAGCACCTCGCCTTTGAACCCGTTCAACGCTCCTTTGAAACCGGCCGCCCGCTCCTGGCTGATGCTCAGTTCGGGGCGTGCGCCAATCAGTGCGATCTGCTTGGGCAACGGGGCCAGTAGACTGCGGGTCAGTTGCAGGCTGGCCTCGCGGTCATCACTGATCACCGAGCAGAAATGCTCAGGTTCCATGACCCGGTCGATCGCGATGATCGGAATGCCCTTGGCCTGCAACTGGCGGTAGCTGTCATCGCCGGCCGGCAGGCAACTGGCAACGATCAATGCATCGCAGCGCCGGGCCCGGAACAGCTTCAGCAATTGTCGTTCGCTGTCCGGTGCATCGTCGGAACTGGCGATCAGCAGCTGATAGCCGCGAGCCCGGGCGCCTTGTTCCAGCAGTTTGGCGATGCGCGCGTAACTGGGGTTTTCCAGGTCCGGCAGAATGAAACCCAAGGTGCGGGTGTGCCGACTGCGCAACCCGGCGGCCTGCGGATTGGGCGTAAAGCCATGTTCTTCAACGACCGCGCGTACGCGCTCGACGGTGGCACTGCTGATACGTTGTTGTTCTGCCTTGCCATTGATGACGTAGCTGGCGGTGGTTACGGACACACCGGCCAACTGGGCGATATCACTGAGTTTCAACCCGGTTTTTCCTTGTTTTTTCGAGCTTGCCTCGACATTTTCGCCAATCCTACCCGATTAAGGCAGACGACCATCGTCGCGACGCATCCGACAATTGGACTTCAAGGATGAGACATAATCGAGTAACGTGCCAATCATTCTAGATTAAACGTTTCAGCAAGCGTATTTTCTACGTTATGGGCTTCTTTGCCGGTTCTGCCGCGAAACCGCCAAAAGTGATGACCAAGAGCCTAAGCTGAATCATTCAAAACAATACCTGGCGTCACAAGACGCCAAAAAGGAGAAAGCATGCTCGAGCTCACTATAGAGCAGATATCCATGGGCCAATCGGCCGTGGATAAGTCCGCAGCGTTGCACCTGCTGGCGCAGCATCTGGTCACCGATGGTCTGGTGGCCGAGGGTTACCTCGCCGGGTTGCAGGCGCGCGAGGCCCAGGGCTCGACCTTTCTCGGTCAAGGTATTGCCATCCCTCACGGTACGCCGGAAACCCGCGATCTGGTGTTTTCCACCGGCGTGCGGCTGATGCAGTTCCCTGAAGGCGTGGACTGGGGCGACGGTCAGATCGTCTACCTGGCGATTGGTATTGCGGCCAAATCCGATGAACACCTGCGCTTGCTGCAACTGCTGACCCGCGCCCTCGGCGAAACCGACCTGGGCCAGGCACTACGCCGCGCCAGTTCCGCCGAAGCCTTGTTGAAACTGCTGCAAGGCGCGCCGCAAGAACTGGCGCTGGATGCCCAGATGATCGGCCTCGGTGTGTCCGCCGACGACTTCGAAGAGCTGGTCTGGCGCGGTGCACGTTTGCTGCGTCAGGCCGATTGTGTGAGCAACGGTTTCTCCGCCGTGTTGCAGCAGGTCGACGCGCTGCCGCTGGGCGATGGGCTGTGGTGGTTGCACAGCGAGCAAACGGTCAAGCGTCCGGGCCTGGCCTTCGTCACGCCGGACAAACCGATGCGTTACCTTGGTCAGCCGCTCAGCGGTCTGTTCTGCCTGGCCAGCCTCGGTGAAGCTCACCAAGCCTTGCTCGAACGCCTTTGTGCGTTGCTGATCGAAGGTCGCGGCCACGAACTGGGCCGCGCCACCAGCAGCCGTAAAGTCCTTGAAGTCCTGGGCGGTGAACTGCCAGCCGATTGGCCGAGCGCTCGCATCGCCCTGGCCAACGCCCACGGCTTGCACGCGCGTCCGGCGAAGATCCTCGCGCAACTGGCGAAAAGCTTTGAAGGTGAAATCCGCGTACGCATCGTCGATGGCCAGGATAGCGCGGTGTCGGTGAAGAGCTTGAGCAAACTGCTCAGCCTCGGCGCCCGTCGCGGTCAGGTGCTGGAATTTGTTGCCGAGCCGAGCATCGCCGCCGATGCCTTGCCAGCCTTGCTGGCCGCCATCGAAGAAGGCCTCGGTGAAGAAGTCGAGCCGTTGCCAGCCGTCAGCCAGCAGCGCGAAGTGATCGCCGATATAGCCGAGGTAATCCTCGCGCCAGCCTCCGGCAGCCTGATCCAGGCCATCGCCGCCGCACCGGGCATCGCCATCGGCCCGGCGCACATTCAAGTGCTGCAAACCATTGATTACCCGCTGCGTGGCGAGTCTGCTGCGATTGAGCGCGAGCGTCTCCAGCAGGCGTTGGCGGACGTACGTCGCGACATCGAAGGCCTGATCGAACGCAGCAAATCCAAGGCCATTCGCGAGATTTTCATCACCCACCAGGAAATGCTCGACGACCCGGAATTGACCGATGAAGTCGACACCCGTCTCAAGCAGGGCGAAAGCGCTGAAGCAGCGTGGATGGCGGTGATTGAAGCAGCGGCCAAACAACAGGAATCGCTGCAGGACGCCTTGCTCGCCGAACGCGCCGCCGACTTGCGTGATATCGGCCGTCGAGTGCTCGCGCAACTCAGTGGCGTCGAAACCCCGAGCGAACCTGAGCAACCGTACATTCTGGTGATGGATGAAGTCGGCCCGTCCGATGTCGCCCGCCTTGATCCGGCCCGTGTCGCCGGCATCCTCACCGCCCGTGGCGGTGCTACCGCGCACAGTGCGATTGTCGCCCGAGCCCTCGGTATTCCGGCGCTGGTCGGCGCCGGCCCGGCCGTGTTGCTGCTGGCGCCGGGCACGCCGTTACTGATTGATGGTCAACGCGGTCGCCTGCACGTGGACGCCGACGCGGCGACCTTGCAGCGCGCCACCGAAGAGCGCGACACCCGCGAGCAACGTTTGAAAGCGGCCGCCGAACAACGTCATCAACCGGCACTGACCACTGACGGTCATGCGGTCGAAGTGTTCGCCAACATTGGCGAAAGCGCGGGCGTGACCAGCGCGGTGGAGCAGGGCGCCGAAGGCATTGGCCTGCTGCGCACCGAATTGATTTTCATGGCCCACTCGCAGGCGCCGGACGAGGCGACCCAGGAAGTCGAATACCGTCGCGTGCTCGATGGCCTGGCCGGTCGGCCGCTGGTGGTCCGCACTCTCGACGTTGGCGGTGACAAACCGCTGCCGTATTGGCCGATTGCCAAAGAAGAAAACCCGTTCCTCGGCGTGCGCGGTATTCGCCTGACCCTGCAACGCCCGCAGATCATGGAAGCGCAATTGCGCGCGCTGCTGCGTGCGGCGGACAACCGTCCACTGCGGATCATGTTCCCCATGGTCGGCAGCGTCGACGAGTGGCGCCAAGCCCGGGACATGACCGAACGTCTGCGTCTGGAAATTCCGGTTGCCGACCTGCAACTGGGGATCATGATTGAAGTGCCGTCGGCTGCCTTGCTGGCGCCGGTGCTGGCCAAAGAGGTCGACTTCTTCAGCGTCGGCACCAATGACCTGACCCAATACACCTTGGCCATCGACCGTGGTCATCCGACCTTGTCGGCCCAGGCTGACGGCTTGCACCCGGCGGTGCTGCAACTGATCGACATCACCGTGCGCGCGGCCCATGCCCACGGAAAGTGGGTCGGCGTGTGCGGCGAGTTGGCGGCCGATCCGCTGGCGGTGCCAGTGCTGGTCGGCCTAGGCGTGGACGAACTCAGTGTGTCAGGTCGCAGCATCGCCGAGGTCAAGGCGCGGGTTCGCGAGCTCAGCCTGGCCCAGACTCAAATTCTTGCCCAACAGGCCCTGGCCGTGGGCAGCGCCAATGAAGTGCGCGCACTAGTGGAGGCCCTGTAAATGGCCAAGATCCTGACCTTGACCCTCAACCCGGCGCTGGACCTCACGGTCCAGTTGCCGCTGCTTACCCCCGGCCAAGTCAACCGTAGCGACGAGATGCACACGCATGCCGCCGGTAAAGGCGTGAACGTGGCACAGGTGCTGGCGGACCTCGGGCATCAGCTCACGGTCAGCGGTTTCCTCGGGGAGGACAACCTTCAAGCGTTCGAAACCCTGTTCGCCAAACGCGGCTTTGTCGACGCGTTCATCCGTGTTCCGGGTGAGACGCGCAGCAATATCAAACTGGCGGAAAGCGATGGGCGCATCACCGACATCAACGGTCCCGGCCCCTTGGTCAGTGAAGCCGCGCAACAGGCGTTGCTTGATCGACTTGATCAGATTGCACCCGATCATGACGCGGTCGTCGTTGCCGGCAGCCTGCCACAAGGCATCAGCCCGCAGTGGTTGCAGGCGTTGATTGTGCGTTTGAAAAATCTCGGTCTGAACGTGGCGCTGGACAGCAGTGGCGAAGCCTTGCGGGCCGCGCTCAATGCCGCTCCGTGGTTGATAAAACCGAACACCGAAGAGCTGGCCGACGTGATGGGCTGCGAGATGGTTTCGGTCGCGGCACAGGCTGAAGCCGCGAGCCGCTTGCATGCTCAAGGCATCGAGCACGTGGTGATCTCCGACGGTGCCGATGGCGTGAACTGGTTCAGTATCGGCTCGGCCATGCATGCCACGCCGCCCAAGGTCAGTGTCGTCAGCACCGTGGGCGCGGGCGATTCGTTACTGGCCGGCATGCTCCACGGTTTGCTCAGCGCCGATACGCCTGAGCAGACGTTGCGCACCGCCACGGCGATTGCCGCGATGGCGGTCACCCAGATCGGTTTCGGTATTGGCGACGCCACGCAGTTGGCGCGGCTCGAACAGGGTGTGCGCGTGCGCCCCCTGACAGAACAATAAGAGGGTTTGTCATGAAGTTAGCCATTGTTACGGCCTGCCCGAACGGCATGGTTACCAGTGTGCTGTGCGCCCGCTTGCTCGACGCGGCGGCCCAGCGTCAGGGCTGGAGCACCAGCGTCGAAGTCAACGATGCCGCGCACCCTGAACGCCAATTGTCGGCGGCCACGATCGAGGCGGCCGAGTGGGTATTGCTGGTGACCAGCACACCGGTGGATATGTCGCGATTCGTCGGCAAGCGGGTGTTCCAGAGTACCCCGGCGCAAGCCCTGCAAGATGTCGAAGCGGTGCTGCGTCGCGGTGCTGAAGAGGCTCAGGTTTACGTCGCTCCTGAAGCCGTGGCCGAACCTGCTGCCGTCGTGAAAAACGTTCCGCGTCTGGTCGCGATTACCGCGTGCCCGACCGGCGTCGCTCACACCTTCATGGCCGCTGAAGCCTTGCAGCAAGCGGCCAAGCGTCTGGGCTACGACCTGCAAGTGGAAACCCAGGGCTCGGTCGGTGCGCGCAATCCGTTGAGCTCCGCGGCAATTGCCGATGCGGACGTGGTGCTGCTGGCCTGCGATATCGAAGTCGCCACCGAGCGTTTTGCCGGCAAGAAGATTTACCGTTGCGGCACCGGCATCGCCCTCAAACAAGCCGAAGCGACGCTGAATAAAGCGCTGGCCGAAGGCACGCAGGAAACCGCTGCAAGCGGTGCCAAAGGCCCGGCCAAGCAAGAGAAGACCGGCGTCTACAAACACCTGCTGACCGGCGTGTCGTTCATGCTGCCGATGGTGGTGGCAGGCGGTTTGATGATCGCCTTGTCGTTCGTGTTCGGCATCACCGCATTCAAGGAGGAAGGTACCCTCGCGGCGGCGCTGATGCAGATCGGCGGCGAGACCGCGTTCAAGCTGATGGTGCCGCTGCTGGCGGGGTACATCGCCTACTCGATCGCCGACCGTCCGGGCCTGGCGCCGGGGATGATTGGCGGCATGCTGGCAAGCACCCTGGGCGCCGGTTTTATCGGCGGGATCATTGCCGGTTTCATCGCCGGTTACGCGGCGCAGGCGATCAACCGTTATGCGCGCTTGCCGCAAAGTCTTGAGGCGCTCAAACCAATCCTGATCATCCCGTTGCTGGCGAGTCTGTTCACCGGCCTGGTGATGATCTACGTGGTCGGCAAACCGGTGGCCGGGATGCTCGAAGGCCTCACGCACTTCCTCGACAGCATGGGCACCACCAATGCGATTCTGCTCGGTGTGCTGCTGGGCGCGATGATGTGCGTCGACCTTGGCGGGCCGATCAACAAAGCCGCGTATGCGTTCTCGGTGGGGCTGCTGGCGTCGCAAAGTTATGCACCGATGGCCGCGACCATGGCGGCCGGCATGGTGCCGCCGATTGGCCTGGGCATCGCTACGTTTATTGCGCGGCGCAAGTTCGCCCAGACCGAACGCGAAGCCGGTAAAGCGGCGTTGGTGTTGGGGCTGTGCTTCATCTCCGAAGGCGCGATTCCGTTTGCCGCGAAAGACCCACTGCGGGTGATCCCGGCGAGCATCGCCGGTGGTGCGCTGACCGGTGCGTTGTCGATGTATTTCGGCTGCAAACTGATGGCGCCGCACGGCGGGTTGTTCGTACTGGCGATCCCGAATGCGATCAACCATGCGCTGCTGTATTTGCTGGCGATCGTGGCCGGGAGTTTGCTGACGGCGGTGGTGTATGCGGTGGTCAAGCGGCCCGAAGTAGTTGAACTGGCAATAGAGCCCGTCAGCGCCTGATACCTATCCCTTGTAGGAGCCGAGCTTGCTCGCGATGGCGGACTTACATTCAGCAAATATGTTGGCTGTTAGACCGCGTTCGCGAGTAAGTCGGATCGCCGCACCGCCGCTTCACAAGGGATCTGCTGCACCGGCAGATTTCTGTGTCATGTCTGGGTAACGTCGCCATGCTTCATTTTTCTTTAAATCCAGGTAAGCCCTGGGCCGCACGCCATTCCTTCACTGTCCGTGTCACGCCCTCGGCGGAATTATCCTGCCCGGGTTCCGGATAGAACATTAGGTCAGTGCCATCTGGGTGGCCGGTAAGCTTTCTGAACTGCGCCAGCAACTCGCCAAGTTCTTCGTCTGAGCCCACTTTGTTGATGGCACGAATCTTTTGAATGAAGCTAATAAACTCTGCCTCGGTGTAATCGGAAATGTTTGGCATGGTGTGCCTACTTCGTCCTGTGCTGGTTGATATGGTTCTTAGGGGTGTTCACTCTTAAGTTATCAACGTCGTAGACTGCGCCACCATCGGCAATTCGTTCGACGTGGTGTATCTCGAAAGTACCCCGGTTTCCAACAGCCTCTTTCTCACGAACAGCGGGGGCATTACCTGAAATTAAACGGTCTTGAGCGTCTTCATTAAACTGGCTGAAAAGCGCCGGGTCATTCCTTACGGCTGTCCAGAATGCAGTTCTGAATTGGTTGAAGTTTTTAAATTCACGCCCTCGCAGTGCATCTGCAATTCGTGTCGGGATTGGTGCACCTAATCCAGCGTTCGCCCCAGCAAGCCAAATCCCTGCCACATCCTCACCCACCCCCGTAACGCCACCCGGCTCATACCGGGCGTTGAGCACGATGTAAATCGGCTCAAGCCCGGCATCCGCAGGAAACCAGACGATCGCATCCTGATACTCGGGCGGATGCTCCGGGTTTACCAGGATCTTGTCGGCCTGTTCGGTGGGCGGGTACACCCAGATCGTCGGCAGCGGCGGGGCGCCCTCCAGGGCAGGGATCTTCGGGGCGTCGTCAGGATCTGCCGCGGGCGTCCAGATCAGGCCAATGCCGTTGCCGAGGTCGGCGACGAACTTTTCACCTTCCTGTTTGGCCTTGATGACCGTGACGAATTCCCAGTCCTTCTTCCCTCCAGTGTAGAAACCGTAAGCGCTGACGGAACCGTCGGGCAACGTCTTCACGTTCACACGGACGCGAGTTCGTCCCTTCTCCAACAGCGCGTATTGCTCGTTTTTGTAGAAAGCACTGTCGGGCGAAAGGGTGTTCGGCATCAGTAGCGCCACGGTTCCTGTCGCGGCACCCGCCGTCACCGCCGAACCAGTCAAGGCAAGGGCGAGCGAACCGCCAAGACGTTGCGCCAAGATGTTGCCCGTTGCTGAGCTGGCTGCCCATTTGAGCGGTGCACCTTCGGCGGTAATCGCTGCGCCGGTGCCAAGCACGGCCCACAACCCGTAGTCAGCCAGTTTCTCGACGGGGACAAACCCGGCGGGGTTGTCGTGATTGATGACGCCGTCGGGGAGGTTGCAGCTTTTGGCGAATACGCAGCCTCGTGTGGCGAACTGTTTGCTCTGTTCGACTTCTTTGAAGATGCGATCTTCATAAGCCTGTTGCCGGGCGAGCATGTCGTCGTAAGTCTTTTACCTCGCCTCACGCTCGGCTAACTCAGCCGGGGTCATGTCTCGCAGGTAACGGTATCCAATGCCCGAGCCGCCGCCACCAGTGCTGTGTTCCCAGACTTGCGGGATGTCCTTGTCGCGTGCCATAGGCGTCCTTTTTCGCGTGTGTCCGGAGCAGCCTCGAACTTATCCAGGGCGCTCGGGTATTGGCGTTAGGACGTTTCCTAAAAGCGGCGCTGAAATTTCCTATTTCTTGGTGTTGCAGGGGTTTTGGTGGCGAGTCAGCATGACCGCGTTATCCTTCATCGCGGGCAAGCCATGCTCCCACAGGGTTTAACATTCAACGAAAGTAGTGACTGTTGCACCGCTTTCGCGAGCAAGCCCGCTCCCACAAGGGATTTGTGGTGTTGGCTGATTTCTATGTCATGCCTGAGTCATCCAGCCATGCTTTAGTTTTCCTTTTTCAGGGAGAGCACCATGAGCGAATTCGACCTTGGCCGCCGGCGTGTCATGCAAGCCGTGGGGGCCGGGCTGTTGTTGCCGGGCCTGGCGCCGGCCGTCATTGCCTCGGTCAAGGATCGGCCGCAACTCACCGATGGCGTGCAGTCCGGCGACGTGCTGGGTGACCGGGCGATGATCTGGAGCCGCTGCGATCGCCCTGCGCGCATGGTGGTGGAATGGGACACCCGCAGCCTGTTCAGCAATCCCCGTCGTTTTGTCTCGCCGTTGGCCGTGTCCGATACCGATTTCACGGCCCGTGTCGAACTCACCGGCCTGCCCGCGGGCCAGGCGATTTTCTACCGCGTGCACTTCGAAGAC of the Pseudomonas frederiksbergensis genome contains:
- the cra gene encoding catabolite repressor/activator — its product is MKLSDIAQLAGVSVTTASYVINGKAEQQRISSATVERVRAVVEEHGFTPNPQAAGLRSRHTRTLGFILPDLENPSYARIAKLLEQGARARGYQLLIASSDDAPDSERQLLKLFRARRCDALIVASCLPAGDDSYRQLQAKGIPIIAIDRVMEPEHFCSVISDDREASLQLTRSLLAPLPKQIALIGARPELSISQERAAGFKGALNGFKGEVLIEHGESFSRECGKQLMEELLQRLGHLPDALVTTSYVLLQGVFDALHDFPLKTRPLRLGTFGDTQLLDFLPLPVNAMAQQHQLIADKALELALAAIEQSDYQPGVQAIARTFKQRIRQD
- the ptsP gene encoding phosphoenolpyruvate--protein phosphotransferase: MLELTIEQISMGQSAVDKSAALHLLAQHLVTDGLVAEGYLAGLQAREAQGSTFLGQGIAIPHGTPETRDLVFSTGVRLMQFPEGVDWGDGQIVYLAIGIAAKSDEHLRLLQLLTRALGETDLGQALRRASSAEALLKLLQGAPQELALDAQMIGLGVSADDFEELVWRGARLLRQADCVSNGFSAVLQQVDALPLGDGLWWLHSEQTVKRPGLAFVTPDKPMRYLGQPLSGLFCLASLGEAHQALLERLCALLIEGRGHELGRATSSRKVLEVLGGELPADWPSARIALANAHGLHARPAKILAQLAKSFEGEIRVRIVDGQDSAVSVKSLSKLLSLGARRGQVLEFVAEPSIAADALPALLAAIEEGLGEEVEPLPAVSQQREVIADIAEVILAPASGSLIQAIAAAPGIAIGPAHIQVLQTIDYPLRGESAAIERERLQQALADVRRDIEGLIERSKSKAIREIFITHQEMLDDPELTDEVDTRLKQGESAEAAWMAVIEAAAKQQESLQDALLAERAADLRDIGRRVLAQLSGVETPSEPEQPYILVMDEVGPSDVARLDPARVAGILTARGGATAHSAIVARALGIPALVGAGPAVLLLAPGTPLLIDGQRGRLHVDADAATLQRATEERDTREQRLKAAAEQRHQPALTTDGHAVEVFANIGESAGVTSAVEQGAEGIGLLRTELIFMAHSQAPDEATQEVEYRRVLDGLAGRPLVVRTLDVGGDKPLPYWPIAKEENPFLGVRGIRLTLQRPQIMEAQLRALLRAADNRPLRIMFPMVGSVDEWRQARDMTERLRLEIPVADLQLGIMIEVPSAALLAPVLAKEVDFFSVGTNDLTQYTLAIDRGHPTLSAQADGLHPAVLQLIDITVRAAHAHGKWVGVCGELAADPLAVPVLVGLGVDELSVSGRSIAEVKARVRELSLAQTQILAQQALAVGSANEVRALVEAL
- a CDS encoding PTS fructose-like transporter subunit IIB; protein product: MKLAIVTACPNGMVTSVLCARLLDAAAQRQGWSTSVEVNDAAHPERQLSAATIEAAEWVLLVTSTPVDMSRFVGKRVFQSTPAQALQDVEAVLRRGAEEAQVYVAPEAVAEPAAVVKNVPRLVAITACPTGVAHTFMAAEALQQAAKRLGYDLQVETQGSVGARNPLSSAAIADADVVLLACDIEVATERFAGKKIYRCGTGIALKQAEATLNKALAEGTQETAASGAKGPAKQEKTGVYKHLLTGVSFMLPMVVAGGLMIALSFVFGITAFKEEGTLAAALMQIGGETAFKLMVPLLAGYIAYSIADRPGLAPGMIGGMLASTLGAGFIGGIIAGFIAGYAAQAINRYARLPQSLEALKPILIIPLLASLFTGLVMIYVVGKPVAGMLEGLTHFLDSMGTTNAILLGVLLGAMMCVDLGGPINKAAYAFSVGLLASQSYAPMAATMAAGMVPPIGLGIATFIARRKFAQTEREAGKAALVLGLCFISEGAIPFAAKDPLRVIPASIAGGALTGALSMYFGCKLMAPHGGLFVLAIPNAINHALLYLLAIVAGSLLTAVVYAVVKRPEVVELAIEPVSA
- a CDS encoding S-type pyocin domain-containing protein, with amino-acid sequence MLARQQAYEDRIFKEVEQSKQFATRGCVFAKSCNLPDGVINHDNPAGFVPVEKLADYGLWAVLGTGAAITAEGAPLKWAASSATGNILAQRLGGSLALALTGSAVTAGAATGTVALLMPNTLSPDSAFYKNEQYALLEKGRTRVRVNVKTLPDGSVSAYGFYTGGKKDWEFVTVIKAKQEGEKFVADLGNGIGLIWTPAADPDDAPKIPALEGAPPLPTIWVYPPTEQADKILVNPEHPPEYQDAIVWFPADAGLEPIYIVLNARYEPGGVTGVGEDVAGIWLAGANAGLGAPIPTRIADALRGREFKNFNQFRTAFWTAVRNDPALFSQFNEDAQDRLISGNAPAVREKEAVGNRGTFEIHHVERIADGGAVYDVDNLRVNTPKNHINQHRTK
- a CDS encoding bacteriocin immunity protein, coding for MPNISDYTEAEFISFIQKIRAINKVGSDEELGELLAQFRKLTGHPDGTDLMFYPEPGQDNSAEGVTRTVKEWRAAQGLPGFKEK
- the pfkB gene encoding 1-phosphofructokinase, with translation MAKILTLTLNPALDLTVQLPLLTPGQVNRSDEMHTHAAGKGVNVAQVLADLGHQLTVSGFLGEDNLQAFETLFAKRGFVDAFIRVPGETRSNIKLAESDGRITDINGPGPLVSEAAQQALLDRLDQIAPDHDAVVVAGSLPQGISPQWLQALIVRLKNLGLNVALDSSGEALRAALNAAPWLIKPNTEELADVMGCEMVSVAAQAEAASRLHAQGIEHVVISDGADGVNWFSIGSAMHATPPKVSVVSTVGAGDSLLAGMLHGLLSADTPEQTLRTATAIAAMAVTQIGFGIGDATQLARLEQGVRVRPLTEQ
- a CDS encoding TatD family hydrolase — its product is MELIDSHTHLDFPDFDEDRAAVLAESRALGVRRMVVLGVYQGNWQRVWDLVQSDPDLYAAFGLHPVYLDDHRPEDLHELGDWLTRLAGHRQLCAVGEIGLDYFIETLDRERQQVLFDAQLQLAADFNLPALIHVRRSHAAVIATLKRFRLKRAGIIHAFAGSKEEAREYIKLGFKLGLGGAATWPQALRMHRVLAELPLESVVLETDSPDMAPAMFPGQRNSPAHLPAICTALAGIMAITPEQLAVASTANACELFNWR